In the genome of Tropicibacter oceani, one region contains:
- a CDS encoding MmcQ/YjbR family DNA-binding protein — translation MTRETVNAICKALPGAQWSDPWGGGHDAWKVGGKMFATIGAVQDGVSVKTPSIEDAALLIDLGRAEKAPYFHRSWVRLDWTTLPEDELRVRIETSYRIILNSLPKKVQREINAPPA, via the coding sequence ATGACCCGTGAAACCGTCAACGCAATCTGCAAGGCCCTGCCCGGCGCGCAGTGGTCCGACCCCTGGGGCGGTGGCCACGATGCCTGGAAGGTCGGCGGCAAGATGTTCGCCACCATCGGCGCGGTGCAGGATGGTGTTTCGGTCAAGACCCCGTCGATCGAGGACGCCGCCCTGCTGATCGACCTCGGGCGCGCCGAAAAGGCCCCCTATTTTCACCGCTCCTGGGTGCGCCTCGATTGGACCACCCTGCCCGAGGACGAGCTGCGCGTGCGCATCGAAACCTCGTACCGGATCATCCTGAACAGCCTGCCGAAAAAGGTGCAGCGCGAAATAAACGCGCCCCCGGCCTAG
- the soxR gene encoding redox-sensitive transcriptional activator SoxR — protein sequence MPKDGLTIGDVAARTGLAPSAIRHYESQGLVFPSRNDAGQRRYARADIRRLSFVLIAQQLGFSLSRIKDQLAALPDNRAPTKRDWQRISSRFGRDLDARIAQMTRLRDRLDGCIGCGCLSLESCHLYNPEDRAARQGTGPRLVIDKALDD from the coding sequence ATGCCAAAGGACGGACTGACAATCGGCGATGTGGCAGCGCGTACCGGGCTGGCCCCTTCGGCCATCCGCCATTACGAATCCCAGGGGCTGGTCTTTCCGTCGCGCAACGACGCAGGCCAGCGCCGCTATGCCCGCGCCGACATTCGCCGGCTGTCCTTCGTGCTGATCGCCCAGCAGCTTGGCTTTTCGCTGTCCCGGATCAAGGACCAGCTGGCCGCCCTGCCCGACAACCGCGCCCCGACGAAACGCGACTGGCAACGGATTTCCAGCCGCTTTGGCCGCGATCTGGACGCGCGCATCGCCCAGATGACCCGCCTGCGCGATCGGTTGGACGGCTGCATCGGCTGTGGCTGCCTGTCCCTGGAAAGCTGCCATTTGTACAACCCCGAGGACCGCGCGGCGCGCCAGGGCACAGGCCCACGGCTGGTCATCGACAAGGCACTGGACGACTAG
- the fabF gene encoding beta-ketoacyl-ACP synthase II — protein MARRVVVTGLGLVTPLADGVEETWKRLLAGQSGAGTIKKFDASHLATNYACEVKYGDGSDGTFNPDAYLDKKEQRKVDEFILFGMAAAAQAVADSGWAPQDDEARERTGVMIGSGIGGLNSIADTALLIKEKGPRRVSPFFIPGALINLISGNVSIKYGFKGPNHAVVTACSTGAHAIGDAARLIKYGDADVMVAGGAEAAIGEIGIAGFNACKALSTKRGDDPTKASRPYDADRDGFVMGEGAGVVVLEEYEHAKARGAKIYAEVCGYGLTGDAYHITAPSETGEGGERSMRAALKDAGLEPSQIDYINAHGTSTMADTIELGAVERLLGDAAGTATMSSTKSATGHLLGAAGAIEAVFSILAIRDQVAPPTINLDNPAVETPLDLAPNAKRERAITYALSNSFGFGGTNASVIFGKVS, from the coding sequence ATGGCACGTCGCGTTGTCGTCACAGGACTGGGATTGGTTACTCCGCTGGCCGATGGGGTCGAGGAAACCTGGAAGCGTCTGCTGGCCGGGCAATCCGGCGCAGGCACGATCAAGAAGTTCGACGCCAGTCACCTGGCGACCAACTATGCCTGCGAAGTCAAGTACGGGGACGGCTCGGACGGGACGTTCAACCCCGATGCCTATCTGGACAAGAAAGAACAGCGCAAGGTCGACGAATTCATCCTGTTCGGCATGGCGGCAGCGGCGCAGGCCGTGGCCGACAGCGGATGGGCGCCGCAGGACGACGAGGCGCGCGAGCGCACCGGCGTGATGATCGGATCGGGGATCGGCGGGCTGAACTCGATCGCCGACACCGCGCTGCTGATCAAGGAAAAGGGACCGCGGCGCGTGTCGCCCTTCTTTATTCCCGGGGCGCTGATCAACCTGATTTCGGGCAACGTGTCGATCAAATACGGCTTCAAGGGGCCGAACCACGCGGTTGTGACCGCCTGTTCGACCGGCGCCCATGCCATCGGCGATGCGGCGCGACTGATCAAGTACGGCGATGCGGATGTCATGGTGGCCGGCGGCGCCGAGGCGGCGATCGGCGAGATCGGCATCGCGGGCTTCAACGCCTGCAAGGCGCTGTCGACCAAGCGCGGCGATGATCCGACCAAGGCCAGCCGCCCCTATGACGCGGACCGCGACGGGTTCGTCATGGGCGAAGGCGCGGGCGTGGTCGTTCTGGAAGAATACGAACATGCCAAGGCGCGCGGCGCCAAGATCTATGCCGAGGTCTGCGGTTATGGTCTGACGGGCGATGCCTATCACATCACCGCCCCCTCCGAGACCGGCGAAGGCGGCGAGCGCAGCATGCGCGCGGCGCTGAAGGATGCCGGGCTGGAGCCGTCGCAGATTGACTACATCAACGCCCATGGCACCAGCACCATGGCCGACACCATCGAACTGGGGGCGGTCGAACGCCTGCTGGGCGATGCTGCCGGAACGGCCACCATGTCGTCGACCAAATCCGCCACCGGCCACCTGTTGGGCGCGGCGGGCGCGATCGAGGCGGTGTTCAGCATCCTGGCGATCCGCGACCAGGTCGCGCCGCCGACGATCAACCTGGACAACCCGGCGGTGGAAACCCCGCTGGACCTGGCCCCCAACGCCAAGCGCGAGCGCGCGATCACCTATGCGCTGTCGAACTCGTTCGGATTTGGCGGGACCAATGCCTCGGTCATCTTCGGAAAGGTAAGCTGA
- the mltG gene encoding endolytic transglycosylase MltG: MWRHIASNALTFLVVAIFLFGGVLLWGQNQYQSDGPLAQAICVEVPRGTNMKRVSEDLAQQGAISNPSIFRLGADYTDRTQSLKAGSYLVPERASMAEIVDIVTKGGASTCGTEVVYRIGVTAATVQVREIDPATGRYEEKASFDPGEGDVPAEYLQVRERGDTRFRVALAEGVTSWQVVHELGQIDVLEGEVAVPDEGSLAPDSYEISPGDSRADVIARMQTAQEVILAQAWQDRDDGLPLKTPEEALILASIIEKETGGPDERFDVASVFVNRLDRGMRLQTDPTVIYGITKGEGPLGRGLRQSELRKETPWNTYVIPGLPPTPIANPGRASIEAALNPANTDYIYFVAKTLDPRDGHNFAETLDQHNANVAAYRKLEAERN, translated from the coding sequence ATGTGGCGACACATCGCATCGAACGCGCTGACCTTTCTGGTTGTCGCGATCTTTCTTTTCGGCGGCGTCCTTTTGTGGGGGCAGAACCAGTATCAATCCGATGGTCCGCTGGCGCAGGCGATCTGTGTCGAGGTGCCGCGCGGCACCAACATGAAGCGGGTGTCCGAGGATCTGGCCCAGCAGGGCGCGATCAGCAACCCGTCGATCTTTCGACTGGGCGCCGATTACACGGACCGGACGCAAAGCCTGAAGGCGGGCAGCTACCTGGTGCCGGAACGCGCCAGCATGGCCGAGATCGTCGATATCGTGACCAAGGGCGGCGCATCGACCTGCGGCACCGAGGTGGTCTATCGCATCGGGGTCACGGCAGCCACCGTGCAGGTCCGCGAGATCGACCCGGCCACCGGGCGCTACGAGGAAAAGGCCAGCTTTGACCCCGGCGAGGGCGATGTGCCGGCAGAATACCTGCAGGTGCGCGAACGCGGCGACACGCGGTTTCGCGTCGCCCTGGCCGAAGGCGTGACCAGCTGGCAGGTGGTGCATGAACTGGGCCAGATCGACGTGCTGGAAGGCGAGGTCGCGGTGCCCGATGAGGGCAGCCTTGCCCCCGACAGCTATGAAATCAGCCCCGGCGACAGCCGCGCCGATGTGATTGCCCGGATGCAGACCGCCCAAGAGGTGATCCTGGCGCAGGCCTGGCAGGACCGCGACGATGGTCTGCCGCTGAAAACCCCCGAAGAGGCGCTGATCCTTGCCTCGATCATCGAGAAGGAAACCGGCGGCCCGGATGAACGGTTCGACGTCGCATCGGTCTTTGTGAACCGGTTGGACCGCGGCATGCGTCTGCAGACCGACCCGACGGTGATCTATGGCATCACCAAGGGCGAGGGCCCGCTGGGGCGCGGTTTGCGGCAATCGGAACTGCGCAAGGAAACCCCCTGGAACACCTATGTGATCCCGGGTCTTCCGCCGACGCCCATCGCCAACCCTGGCCGCGCCAGCATCGAGGCGGCGCTGAACCCGGCGAACACGGATTACATCTATTTCGTGGCGAAAACGCTGGACCCGCGCGACGGGCACAATTTTGCCGAAACGCTGGACCAGCATAACGCCAATGTCGCCGCCTATCGCAAGCTGGAGGCCGAGCGCAACTGA
- a CDS encoding DUF2934 domain-containing protein encodes MTTPQIDDAQIAEAAFYLWLEEGQPEGREQDHWFRAAQALSTPAKPRKPRAKAAAKPAAKKAAPKAKAEAKPKTTKPRARKKADA; translated from the coding sequence ATGACGACCCCCCAAATCGACGACGCACAGATCGCTGAAGCCGCCTTTTACCTCTGGCTCGAAGAAGGCCAGCCCGAAGGCCGCGAGCAGGACCATTGGTTCCGTGCCGCGCAGGCGCTGAGCACCCCGGCCAAGCCGCGCAAACCGCGCGCCAAAGCCGCTGCCAAGCCCGCCGCAAAAAAGGCCGCCCCCAAGGCAAAGGCCGAAGCCAAGCCGAAAACCACCAAGCCCCGCGCCCGCAAAAAGGCGGACGCCTAA
- the rsgA gene encoding ribosome small subunit-dependent GTPase A, with amino-acid sequence MTQTTLTDLGWSDHFARQLTQDDADLTPARINEVQRDRLRALSENGPLRLIPTENAGNYAVGDWVLCDATHALRRLDAQGVLTRKAAGHVAYTQRIAANVDTLGIVTSCNADFNIARLERYLALAATAGCLPLVILTKPDLCDDPQSYVKQAQALSPMLTAIAINARDPQDVARLTPWVNKGQTLALLGSSGVGKTTLSNTLTGESEATQEIREDDAKGRHTTTYRSLTPTLTGGWLIDTPGMRELQLADMDEGIAEVFDDLTELATQCKFRNCEHASEPGCAVQAAIARGDLDPDRLTRWQKLQAEDAHNSASIARQRARQKTFTKMVKSGKAQGTHKRNPKG; translated from the coding sequence TTGACCCAGACCACCCTGACCGACCTTGGATGGTCGGACCACTTTGCCCGCCAGCTGACCCAAGATGACGCCGACCTGACCCCGGCCCGCATCAACGAGGTTCAGCGCGACCGGTTGCGCGCCCTGTCCGAAAACGGCCCCCTGCGCCTGATCCCGACGGAAAACGCCGGCAATTACGCTGTCGGGGATTGGGTGCTGTGCGACGCCACCCATGCGTTGCGTCGGCTTGACGCGCAGGGCGTCCTGACGCGCAAGGCGGCGGGCCATGTTGCCTATACCCAGCGCATCGCCGCCAATGTCGACACCCTTGGCATCGTCACCAGCTGCAACGCCGATTTCAACATTGCCCGTCTGGAACGCTATCTTGCGCTGGCCGCCACGGCCGGCTGCCTGCCGCTGGTGATCCTGACCAAACCGGATCTGTGCGATGACCCGCAAAGCTATGTCAAACAGGCGCAGGCCCTGTCGCCCATGCTGACCGCCATCGCCATCAACGCGCGCGACCCGCAGGACGTTGCCCGCCTGACCCCTTGGGTGAACAAGGGCCAGACGCTTGCGCTGCTGGGCTCGTCGGGGGTGGGCAAGACCACGCTCAGCAATACCCTGACCGGCGAATCCGAGGCGACACAGGAAATCCGCGAAGACGACGCCAAGGGCCGCCACACCACCACCTATCGCAGCCTGACGCCGACCCTGACAGGCGGTTGGCTGATCGACACACCGGGCATGCGCGAATTGCAGCTGGCGGACATGGACGAAGGCATCGCCGAGGTGTTCGACGACCTGACCGAGCTGGCGACACAGTGCAAGTTTCGCAATTGCGAACATGCCTCGGAACCCGGCTGCGCCGTGCAGGCCGCCATCGCGCGCGGCGATCTGGACCCGGACCGCCTGACCCGCTGGCAAAAGCTGCAGGCCGAGGATGCGCATAATTCCGCCAGTATCGCACGGCAACGCGCCCGGCAGAAAACCTTTACCAAGATGGTCAAGAGCGGCAAGGCGCAGGGCACGCACAAACGCAACCCCAAGGGCTGA
- a CDS encoding VOC family protein, whose translation MPIQLEHANITVADAKATAQQLCQLFDWTVRWEGASLDDGYSVHVGSKDSYLALYSPKGVTTGQATRYVHAAGLNHVGLIVDDLDAMEARVKAAGYEPHSHADYEPGRRFYFDGPGGVEYELVRYD comes from the coding sequence ATGCCAATCCAACTGGAACACGCCAACATCACGGTCGCCGATGCCAAGGCCACGGCGCAGCAGCTTTGCCAGCTTTTCGACTGGACGGTGCGCTGGGAAGGGGCCTCGCTGGACGATGGCTATTCGGTGCATGTGGGCAGCAAGGACAGCTATCTTGCGCTGTATTCGCCCAAGGGCGTCACCACGGGGCAGGCAACGCGCTATGTGCATGCCGCCGGTTTGAACCATGTCGGCCTGATCGTCGATGATCTGGACGCGATGGAGGCGCGGGTCAAAGCCGCCGGCTATGAGCCGCACAGCCACGCCGATTATGAACCCGGGCGGCGGTTCTATTTCGACGGACCCGGCGGCGTCGAATACGAGTTGGTCCGCTATGACTGA
- a CDS encoding M20 aminoacylase family protein encodes MPVKNRFAELQDEITAWRRDMHENPEILFETHRTSALVAEKLRAFGCDEVVEGIGRTGVVGVIKGKSDSTGKVIGLRADMDALPIHEQTGLDYASKTPNAMHACGHDGHTAMLLGAAKYLSETRNFDGTVVVIFQPAEEGGGGGKEMCDDGMMDRWNIQEVYGMHNWPGKPVGSFAIREGAFFAATDQFDIHLEGKGGHAAKPHETIDTTVMGAQLVLAMQTIASRNADPVDQIVVSVTSFETSSKAFNVIPQRVHIKGTVRTQSKDMRALAEERIKAIAAGVAATFGGTAQVDYHLGYPVMVNSPEQTAFAAEVAKSISGQCDEAPIVMGGEDFAFMLEERPGAYILVGNGDTAMVHHPEYNFNDEAIPAGCSWWAEIVEKRMPAA; translated from the coding sequence ATGCCCGTCAAGAACCGCTTTGCCGAATTGCAGGATGAAATCACCGCATGGCGCCGCGACATGCACGAAAACCCGGAAATCCTGTTCGAAACCCACCGCACCAGCGCGCTGGTGGCGGAAAAGCTGCGCGCCTTTGGCTGCGATGAGGTGGTCGAAGGCATCGGGCGCACCGGTGTCGTCGGCGTCATCAAGGGCAAAAGCGACAGCACCGGCAAGGTCATCGGACTGCGCGCCGACATGGACGCGCTGCCGATCCACGAGCAGACCGGGCTGGACTATGCATCCAAGACGCCGAACGCCATGCATGCCTGCGGCCACGATGGGCATACCGCGATGCTGCTGGGCGCGGCCAAGTACCTGTCCGAGACGCGCAATTTCGACGGCACCGTGGTGGTGATCTTCCAGCCCGCCGAAGAGGGCGGCGGCGGCGGCAAGGAAATGTGTGATGACGGCATGATGGACCGCTGGAACATCCAGGAGGTCTACGGCATGCACAACTGGCCGGGCAAGCCGGTGGGAAGTTTCGCGATCCGCGAGGGGGCATTCTTTGCCGCGACCGACCAGTTCGACATCCATCTTGAGGGCAAGGGCGGGCACGCCGCGAAACCGCACGAGACGATTGATACGACGGTGATGGGCGCGCAGCTGGTTCTGGCCATGCAGACGATTGCCAGCCGCAACGCCGACCCGGTGGATCAGATCGTTGTCTCGGTCACGTCGTTCGAAACCTCGAGCAAGGCTTTCAACGTGATCCCGCAGCGGGTGCATATCAAGGGCACCGTGCGCACCCAGTCCAAGGACATGCGCGCCCTCGCCGAAGAGCGGATCAAGGCGATTGCCGCAGGCGTGGCAGCGACCTTTGGCGGCACGGCGCAGGTCGACTATCACCTTGGCTATCCGGTGATGGTGAACAGCCCCGAACAGACGGCCTTTGCCGCCGAGGTGGCCAAGTCGATTTCCGGGCAATGCGACGAGGCGCCGATCGTCATGGGCGGCGAGGATTTCGCCTTCATGCTCGAAGAACGGCCCGGGGCCTATATCCTGGTGGGCAATGGCGACACGGCGATGGTGCATCACCCCGAATACAACTTCAACGACGAGGCGATCCCGGCGGGCTGTTCGTGGTGGGCCGAGATCGTCGAAAAACGCATGCCGGCAGCGTGA
- the cysS gene encoding cysteine--tRNA ligase codes for MPITLTNSMTRRKERFEPLDPQNVRMYVCGPTVYDRAHIGNARPAIVFDVLFRLLRQVYGPEHVTYVRNFTDVDDKINARAKESGRSIGEITQETTQWYLDDMGAVGVMKPTHMPRATQYIPQMVAMISDLIASGHAYEAEGHVLFSVDSYKDYGRLSGRSVDDMIAGARVEVAPYKRDPMDFVLWKPSDADVPGWDSPWGRGRPGWHIECSAMSYELLGETFDIHGGGNDLLFPHHENEIAQSCCAHPKGGFARVWLHNEMLQVEGKKMSKSLGNFFTVRDLLDGHDGLPGVPGEVIRFVMLSTHYRKPMDWTAEKAREAEATLRKWRKMVNGVVAGPVPEAVVALVADDLNTAGAIAELHRIAEAVRNADATAKGAKNVYNIPDDLFEAAARNDADVPTGLKQMLKAGAGLLGLLTDNLGRWFDRSLLAQESHEALRDVFALRKAARENRDYEKADKIRDLLKEYGVTIKDLPDGRVQPTTDLEHPSQYFKKLSVEQRKSIFGTALIDGEKSVDGDAMISAYMLHVARSVLEAIE; via the coding sequence ATGCCGATCACGTTGACCAATTCGATGACCCGCCGCAAAGAGCGGTTCGAGCCCTTGGACCCGCAGAATGTGCGCATGTATGTCTGCGGCCCGACGGTCTATGACCGCGCCCATATCGGCAATGCGCGCCCGGCGATCGTCTTTGACGTGCTGTTCCGGTTGCTGCGGCAGGTCTATGGCCCCGAGCATGTAACCTATGTGCGCAACTTCACCGACGTCGATGACAAGATCAACGCGCGGGCCAAGGAAAGCGGGCGCTCGATCGGCGAGATCACCCAAGAGACGACACAGTGGTATCTGGACGACATGGGCGCGGTCGGCGTGATGAAGCCGACGCATATGCCGCGCGCCACGCAGTATATCCCGCAGATGGTCGCGATGATTTCCGACCTGATCGCATCGGGCCACGCCTACGAGGCCGAGGGCCATGTGCTGTTCTCGGTCGACAGCTACAAGGATTATGGGCGGCTGTCCGGGCGCAGCGTCGATGACATGATCGCCGGCGCGCGGGTCGAGGTGGCGCCCTACAAGCGTGATCCGATGGATTTCGTGCTGTGGAAACCGTCGGATGCGGATGTTCCGGGCTGGGACAGCCCCTGGGGCCGCGGGCGGCCCGGCTGGCATATCGAATGCTCGGCCATGAGCTATGAGCTGCTGGGCGAGACCTTTGACATTCACGGCGGCGGCAACGACCTGCTGTTCCCGCACCACGAGAACGAGATCGCGCAAAGCTGCTGCGCCCACCCCAAGGGCGGCTTTGCCCGGGTCTGGCTGCACAACGAAATGCTGCAGGTCGAGGGCAAGAAGATGTCCAAGAGCCTTGGCAACTTTTTCACCGTGCGCGATCTGCTGGACGGCCATGACGGTCTGCCCGGCGTGCCGGGCGAGGTGATCCGCTTTGTCATGCTGAGCACCCATTACCGCAAGCCGATGGACTGGACGGCGGAAAAGGCGCGCGAGGCCGAGGCCACGCTGCGCAAGTGGCGCAAGATGGTGAACGGCGTTGTGGCGGGCCCGGTCCCCGAGGCAGTCGTGGCGCTGGTGGCGGATGATCTGAACACCGCCGGCGCAATTGCCGAACTGCACCGAATTGCAGAAGCGGTTCGAAATGCCGATGCAACGGCGAAAGGCGCAAAAAATGTCTACAATATTCCTGACGATCTATTCGAAGCTGCGGCTAGAAATGATGCTGATGTCCCAACGGGTCTAAAACAAATGCTGAAAGCAGGGGCTGGATTACTTGGGCTTTTGACCGACAACCTTGGTCGGTGGTTCGATCGGAGTTTGCTCGCACAAGAGAGCCATGAAGCCTTAAGAGATGTATTCGCCCTTAGAAAAGCGGCTCGGGAAAATCGGGACTATGAGAAAGCCGACAAAATTAGGGATTTGCTAAAAGAGTATGGCGTGACGATCAAAGACCTTCCCGATGGCAGAGTGCAGCCTACAACTGACCTCGAACATCCAAGCCAATACTTCAAGAAGCTTTCTGTTGAACAGCGCAAGAGTATTTTCGGCACGGCACTCATTGACGGAGAAAAGTCAGTCGATGGTGACGCAATGATCAGCGCATACATGTTGCACGTGGCAAGAAGCGTACTAGAGGCTATAGAATGA
- a CDS encoding glycosyl transferase translates to MQPVNIMCIKWGTLFGPEYVNRLYSGVRRNMSRPVRFLCMTEHAQGLHPDIEVLDLPIEPFAEPMAAALAVANRQGAMRKVSLFRPGLAPDLQGPVLGFDLDVVITGSLDEIHDLAPGTVAMRHDWTEKRKGRPTGHGSVFRFDPALHPFLYQDLAANPYEEVETARGSEQRYTSHKAMDRGVFTYIPEPWVVSFKYDCNPFPGNWFHPPRLPAEAKVVCFHGRPKMTDALEGWNGSFIRHSKPCDWLREHWIDRAKADLGGDWA, encoded by the coding sequence ATGCAGCCAGTCAACATCATGTGCATCAAGTGGGGCACGCTCTTTGGCCCCGAATATGTCAACCGGCTGTATTCCGGCGTGCGGCGCAACATGTCCCGCCCGGTGCGGTTCCTGTGCATGACCGAACATGCCCAAGGGCTGCACCCGGATATCGAGGTGCTGGACCTGCCCATCGAACCTTTTGCCGAACCGATGGCCGCCGCGCTGGCGGTGGCGAACCGGCAGGGCGCGATGCGCAAGGTATCGCTGTTCCGCCCCGGATTGGCGCCGGATTTGCAAGGGCCGGTTCTGGGCTTTGACCTGGACGTGGTGATCACCGGATCCCTGGACGAAATCCATGATCTGGCGCCCGGCACGGTGGCGATGCGCCATGACTGGACGGAAAAGCGCAAGGGGCGGCCCACCGGCCACGGATCGGTGTTTCGCTTTGATCCGGCGCTGCACCCGTTCCTGTACCAGGACCTGGCGGCGAACCCTTATGAAGAGGTGGAGACCGCGCGCGGATCCGAGCAGCGCTATACCAGCCACAAGGCGATGGATCGCGGCGTGTTCACCTATATCCCCGAGCCCTGGGTGGTGTCGTTCAAATATGACTGCAACCCGTTCCCGGGGAACTGGTTTCATCCGCCGCGCCTGCCTGCCGAGGCAAAGGTGGTCTGTTTTCACGGGCGGCCCAAGATGACGGATGCTCTGGAGGGCTGGAACGGATCGTTCATCCGGCATTCCAAGCCTTGCGACTGGCTGCGCGAGCACTGGATCGACCGGGCCAAGGCCGATCTTGGGGGCGACTGGGCCTGA
- a CDS encoding NAD(P)/FAD-dependent oxidoreductase: MSFPISGDGPVEFGAQLPQAVDLVVIGGGVIGICTALFARRLGLSVLVLEKGRVAAEQSSRNWGWIRVQGRDLAEVPIALESQDLWTALDVDCGGRLGVRQVGVTYLARSPREMAGFADWLQQAAPLGVSSKLLDQDETRALLGNPNAPWIGALHTPTDMKAEPWVAVPELARLAVAEGALIREDCAVRGVHTAGGRVTGVVSEAGRVAADRVVLAGGAWSSLFLRRHGVEIPQLSVRCTAMATGPLPQVVATAAVDDRMAFRPRDDGGYTLAPAAYAELFLGPDCLRHARRYLPLALSGEFDTKPRGPAPKGFPDALGTARRWRDDEQSPFERMRILNPAPSAAKLAELRNGFAQIYPEVGEVSQQAGWAGMIDVLPDVVPVVDHVGALPGLIVVTGMCGHGFGAGPGFGRIAAHMAAGRDPGHDISRFRITRFSDGSPLRRGPNL; the protein is encoded by the coding sequence GTGAGCTTTCCGATTTCGGGCGATGGCCCGGTGGAATTTGGCGCGCAGTTGCCGCAGGCCGTCGATCTGGTGGTGATCGGCGGCGGGGTGATCGGCATTTGTACGGCGCTGTTCGCGCGGCGTTTGGGATTGTCGGTTCTGGTGCTGGAAAAGGGCCGCGTCGCCGCCGAGCAATCCAGCCGCAACTGGGGCTGGATCAGGGTGCAGGGGCGCGATCTGGCCGAGGTGCCGATCGCGCTGGAATCGCAGGACCTGTGGACGGCCTTGGATGTCGACTGCGGCGGGCGGCTGGGTGTGCGGCAGGTGGGGGTGACCTATCTGGCGCGCAGCCCGCGCGAAATGGCGGGCTTTGCCGATTGGTTGCAGCAGGCCGCCCCCTTGGGCGTGTCGTCGAAGCTGTTGGATCAGGACGAAACCCGCGCGCTTTTGGGCAATCCCAATGCGCCCTGGATCGGCGCGCTGCACACGCCGACGGACATGAAGGCCGAGCCCTGGGTCGCGGTGCCGGAATTGGCGCGGCTGGCTGTGGCCGAGGGCGCCCTGATCCGCGAGGATTGCGCGGTGCGCGGGGTACATACCGCAGGCGGCAGGGTGACGGGCGTGGTGAGCGAGGCGGGGCGCGTCGCGGCCGACCGCGTGGTGCTGGCCGGCGGGGCCTGGTCGTCACTGTTTCTGCGCCGTCACGGGGTCGAGATCCCGCAGCTTTCGGTGCGCTGCACCGCCATGGCCACCGGACCCTTGCCGCAGGTGGTGGCGACGGCGGCGGTGGATGACCGCATGGCCTTTCGTCCGCGCGACGATGGCGGCTATACCCTTGCGCCCGCGGCCTATGCCGAGCTGTTCCTGGGCCCGGACTGTCTGCGCCATGCGCGCCGTTACCTGCCGCTGGCGCTGTCGGGCGAGTTTGACACCAAGCCGCGCGGGCCTGCGCCCAAGGGCTTTCCCGATGCGCTGGGCACGGCGCGGCGCTGGCGCGATGACGAGCAAAGCCCGTTCGAGCGGATGCGCATCCTGAACCCGGCGCCAAGTGCCGCCAAGCTGGCGGAGTTGCGTAATGGCTTTGCGCAGATCTATCCCGAGGTCGGAGAGGTCAGCCAGCAGGCGGGCTGGGCCGGGATGATCGACGTGCTGCCCGACGTGGTGCCGGTGGTGGATCATGTCGGCGCGCTGCCCGGGCTGATCGTGGTCACCGGAATGTGCGGGCATGGCTTTGGCGCGGGTCCCGGCTTTGGCCGGATCGCGGCGCATATGGCGGCGGGGCGCGATCCGGGCCATGACATCAGCCGGTTCCGGATCACCCGGTTTTCCGACGGATCGCCGCTGCGGCGCGGGCCGAACCTGTGA